The Triticum aestivum cultivar Chinese Spring chromosome 5A, IWGSC CS RefSeq v2.1, whole genome shotgun sequence genomic sequence TTTACCATGCCATAGGGATGTGTGTATGTATTCACGTATTTGTTTTAAGATATGTTTGAGCAAGGAAGTGTGTTTTCCAAAAATTTCAAATACCAAGAGCCATGGGGCTTTGTAGCTGCAGGCACTTTTCATGGACCTTGCTCGATAGTAATAGTGGGTCTGGGCTTATAGGAAGAGGCGCACGACAAAATAAGATACAAATCTGATTTCTTCATCGTCAAATGTAGTCATCCAATTATTGAATGAATACTTCTCCAAAAAAAAAAATTGATTGAATCTTGTTGCCATCAGGGAGGAATAATTGTTCAGTTAATCCCAAAGAAACAAATAACATATCTATTTATCCAGACATACATTTTATATAATTCATCATATATCACATGCATGCATACATTTGCCGCTGATTTTCGGACATATAACTCATCACTGTCAAGACCTAAGCAACAAATTAGAGCAACTCCTAAAAGCGTCTCTCTCTCCATCTTCAATCAACAAGTCCACAAGGATACACCACCCCAGCCTGACTAGCCTAGACTCCATCCATATGCATGCCCTCCAGCTTCAGATGCCTGCACATCAACATACATAAAACTCCACATAAaatcctccttccttcctctttaCCAACTGCACCCAACACACATATGTATAGTGTCCAACTTACTTAGTTAATTCATCCGGGAAAAAACTGAAAGTTTGGCCATTTCATTCACGAGCATCTTGAGAAATAGCCATAACTTGCGCTCGTGTTTGATTTTATTCTGGTATAACATGGGAATAACCAATATTTCAACCTACCAAAGGTGTGCGCAAAATCAATTTGAATTTCACCCCtacatttatttattattattagtATATTATTGCACATTTAATTAACCACGCTCAGTTTCTTCACTCGGTATCTTAAGGCGTTGCTCCCAAAAGCCCCACTTGTTCCTTGCATTCTTTAGTTTAGGATCCTGCTAGAAAGTTTTCTGTTCCGTCCACCGATTCTTTCTGAGACCGGAAGCTTCTGGACTCAAATGCTTACTTGTGTGTGCCCAACAGATAATATCCTTAAGGAACTTGACTCAAATATTATGTATGATCCATGCTTTCTTAACAATGATCATTTCAACACAAAAGGTGACAACAGAGGCATGTGCAAAATTAAAAGGAAGGAGCCCGACTTTTATTAGTTTGTCATGAGAAACAAGGGTTTTCAGGAACACGTCACTGTAAAAGCCAGCGCTTACACAAAGTGTAAACATGAATGGTTAGCCTCCGCAATGCAAATGTAGTCCTCAAACTATCATGGATATAAcatatgcaaaaaaaaaacaaaaggaacaaaGAAGTAGGCAAGTAGCTAACAGATGCAGACTCATAAAGAGATATCTTCCACAATATCCATAAGCTATATTTCCACAGGAAACAAGTGGCAAAAAGGCAGGTAAAGGTAGCAAGGCCACCTCTGTAACTGAACAAATGAAATTAAAATACGGATATCACATGTTATATTTACAATGCAAGCAGACACTTGACTATATATTTGTTGTTTTCTGACAACAATATCAGGGATCAACTGAAGCAAAATGGAGTTTCTTCCTGGTATAAAAACAACTGGTGGTGTTCAACTAGTTTAGCTGCATTTGTCACTGATGCGATTCCAGTGTTCTGAGCACTGTCTGCGAGACTGAAGCAGCAAGAGCACCTGCAACAAGTTCGGTAGTTAGAAACGCTAGCAGGTAACAAAGTACCGGCGAAGTGCAGACTGTCAAAGCTTGATTGTTGACGTTCTCTACAATTAATACTTCAGGAATTAACTGTGGAAGTGTGTTTATGTGTGAGAAATGGGCGGTCAACTTATTTACCTGGATTTGTGACCGATGAGATACCAGATACTTCCGCACATGTTGTAAAGATGCTGACATAGTTTGCACCTGCAACAAATCTGGCAGTTAGAATTGGCAGCAGAAAGCCAGGAGCTGACCAAATGCAAAGAACAACATCAAGCAAACAACAAAAGAATGACAGAACGGAAAACTCCAGGGGAAAATGTTCCCATAGTACCACAGATCTTTTAGAGATAGCCCCTATAGTAATAAATAAGGGCAAGCAATGCACATATGAACCAAACTGTAAGGCCTGGAAGTGGAACAAAACTTAGCACTACAAAGGTATTACAGGCTAGTTGAACCAACTTCTTCTATGATTCAACTAAAACTTTGGCCAATATATTTTCAAAGGAACCTTGGttattaaatatgatttttttgcaGGGTGGTTATTATTTATGGTTGATATACTTTTTGGAGGAAGCCATAAATagtattaaaaaatattaaagGAATCCTAAGTGGCATATGAATGATTATTTTGGGACATCTAAACTACCACGCAGCAATGACATGCATTTGGTGATCGCTAGAAACAAACAATTCAGGGATAAGTTGTGACGCAAATGGAGGTTTGAGAATGACTGAGGGTGGTCAACAAAATTACCTGCATTTGTCAACGACGAGGCCCCAGAATTTTTAGTAAGATGTGTTGCGGTACCAGACATGGTGTTCAACACTGGAGCACCAGGAACACCTGCAAGGCATTCAACAATCAGAACTGGTAGTAATTAAGCAGCCAGGCAGTATAATAAAGTAATAAACTGCAAAAAATAACATCATCAAGCCAGATCGGGATAGTGGTTCTGAATTTACCATGCACAAAAGCAGACACAAAATGGAAAACAAGTGACCATAGAACGAAAGAATGCAAACGCAAAAGGAAACGTATTTCTACCGTGCATCGTTCAAAACATATGTGTTGCAATGGGTCATAGATAATGGCCACATAGCCACATAGGCCACAGCATAGGAATATCTAAAGCATAAACATCAGGAATCACTTTGGAAGCAACAAATATAGAAATGGCGCACTGACACAAATATGGAAATGAGGCacagtagtaaaaaaagtgcagcaagaatTAATTCATTCTAATTTGGCATATAATTAACCAATAGGGCTATGGTCTCCAACATATGATGTGAAGTGTGACTCTATTTTTTTTAACTGATTCTAAAATTGGAAGGGAAGGAAACCTTATTGTGCAGATGTGTGCCAAAAGGATTCAGCCTATTAGAGAGCTAGTAAGGAGCACATATAAGCAGTGGAGATAATGACAAAAATGACTGTACTAAGCCAAGGTTACCTTCCTTCCCACTTGATTGAAGTTCCAGACCAGCTTGCAAGCTTTCATCTGAAGatgacacaagttgatcagtttaTATGCATATACATGCATGATCCGAGAGGTTTTTCGAAATAGTAAAATCAAAGGGCCTCACGGCTTGCTGCCAAATATATCTGGATTGACAATAAGTCGAGCAAGCTATAGATGTGTAAAGTGCAAAGTAAACAAGACAAGGACACAAGAGCAGAGGCTAGTGTTACCAATAAGATCTGCGTGCCACTTCCTTGTCTTGTCTGTCAATCCTGCCACCAACAACAGTAACGATGGCTTTTAGCATCACAGATATAGAATCTACAAGGAAGTATATTGCTTAATCATAAGATGCTTGTAAATAGGGCACTGTACCCCTGTTTATGTCGTGACTGCGAGTTGACGAAGGCAGCCTGCAAAACATGGAGCATCTGCATGAGTTGAGTTGGTCAAGAAAGAGCCAGCAAGAGCAGAATGAATTTGCCATGTTTCAAGGTCATATTTTTACCTCTTCTTGGTCCTAAGGAAGATCTTGGCCAGTGTTTTAGGTCGTGGCAGGTCTTGTTCCTTGACGTGGCGCCTCCGACGATACCTAGGCAAACAAAATTTCAGGGAAATCAATGAGagacttatttatttttattaattgtATCAAAGTTAGTTGCAATGAAATTGGCAGACCCGTTTTACACATTGCCTAGAATGGAGTGGATCAAGTGAACATGGACAAGCAAACTAATGGAGCCGGAATCACCTGAATCCGATGGGAAGTACATCGTGTGGCATCGTTGAGCCGCCCGGCAATATGACCAGGCCTTTCAACTCAGGAGCCTTGTAAGCCAAGTGTTTGACGATTTGAGAGGCCTTCCAGCGAACGCGCTCCCAGTCCAGGGAGGACCTGATGAAACAGTGGTACAGATTTAAGTCGAGAGACATAATAAAGAGGAAAAATTGCAGGAATGGACAGGCAGGCAGGAACTGAACTGAAGATGTGATCATCTAGCTAGTGCTGCTACCTGACTTGTTCCAAGTGGAGAATGGAGAGGACGATGGAGCGGATCCGGAGGGCGTCGTGGGAGACGGAGTCGTCGTGCTTGAGGTACCGTGTGTTGTACTTGCGGTTGAAGTAGGTGAGGTTGCGGTCGGGCACGCCGGCGACCATGCTGGCGAAGGGGGCGTGGTGCTTGAGGAAGTGGAGGAGCACCTGTGCCTCGTCGCTCTGCGGGTGCGATACCGGGCGGAGGAAGCGGGAGACGTAGGCGATGGCGTCGTCCCAGAGGCCCTGCCGCACCAGCCGCGACAGGTGGATGACGCTCATGTACGCGTCCGTCTCGTTGAGCAACCTGCgggtgattgattgattgattcggAGAATGGAGAGGGCGAAGCAGTTTAGGAGGACGGAGGGGGTGGGGATGCACGTACCCTCGCAGGGCGTCGCGGAAGCCGTGGAGCCAGAGGTAGGTGGCGAGCCGGCGGTGACGGCACCGGCGCACGCAGCCGTAGTCGACGGGGCCGATGGACTCGCCCAAGTCGCCCACCCAATCGGGGATGACCGTGACGTGTAGGGCTGGACGTCCGAGCGAGCTTTTAGGCTCGGCTCGAAGCTCGCTCCAGCTTGGCCCGTTACAGCTCGGACCGGTATGATAATTAGGCGAGCCGAGCTATGAAAATAGGCCCGATTCTCGACCGAGCCGAGCCGAGTTTCGCCCGGTCCAGCTCGGGGACTCgttgaggcccagcccaaattcgCGTTAGGTCACAGCAGAGAGAGAGCACACACGCGACGCGGTTTCCTCACTCTTCTCCCTTTCTCTGCCCGGCGCCACCACCCCTCACCTCGCCGCGCCGCAGGCTGGACTCATCGGGCTTGGCACCGATGGCGACGGCCGACGCCGCCTTCCCTCACCACAGCGGACACAGACGGACGTCTCTCCCCTGGTTTCTCACCGAACGACAGGAGCAGGTAAGCGATCTCTTCTCTCCTTCCCATCCTTGCCCCTAGCTCCCTGCACTGGCGCACACACACGCACCAATTTGatggatggatcatggatggatgCTTGTAGTTTTGGTTGGAGGGCGCGGCTAGCTAAGAAAGAAGATGGATGGATGCTAGACGAGTTTGATGGATGGATGCTTGTGTTTGTTGGCTGGAGAGTGCAGCTAACTAGGATGTATGCTATGCTGCACGAATTTGATTGATGGATGGATGAATTTGTTTGTGCTTGATTGTGTAGACTGATTAGTGATTATTATCTATGTAAATTTTTGTTGATGATTGACCATTTGTTCTTCGCTGATGTATGCAGAGCCCCACCACTGTGGCAACAATGGACAAGGAAAAGGGGAAGGACagtaggaggagaaggagaaggagaggagctTGGTGTCCATTATGAAGACTAAGCCGCTTGTCCCAGGAAGCAGAAGGGGAAGGGCATGGGCAAGGGTTGTGTCGCTGCAGAGGAAGCGGGCCAAGGATTACGGCAATGTCCCGCTCGCCGAATTGTTATTAAGGGTAAAAAAAGCTCCGCGGCCTTGACGTCTCGCTGACCCTGCCGACGCCAAGATCCGCACCAACCCCACTGTCCGCCGCTGGATGGCGGATCTCAAGACCGCCGCCTACCAAGCCGACCACGTCCTCGAAAACTTCCGCTATGAGGCGCTGCGGTGCTGTGCCGACGACCACATCCGCGGCCCCTTCTCCGTGAGTCCTTGTCTCTATTTTCAGTTTAA encodes the following:
- the LOC123108349 gene encoding uncharacterized protein: MSVIHLSRLVRQGLWDDAIAYVSRFLRPVSHPQSDEAQVLLHFLKHHAPFASMVAGVPDRNLTYFNRKYNTRYLKHDDSVSHDALRIRSIVLSILHLEQVRSSLDWERVRWKASQIVKHLAYKAPELKGLVILPGGSTMPHDVLPIGFRYRRRRHVKEQDLPRPKTLAKIFLRTKKRLPSSTRSHDINRGLTDKTRKWHADLIDESLQAGLELQSSGKEGVPGAPVLNTMSGTATHLTKNSGASSLTNAGANYVSIFTTCAEVSGISSVTNPGALAASVSQTVLRTLESHQ